Genomic window (Acidobacteriota bacterium):
CCGAGCGAGACGTTGGCCGCCACCGAGGCGGCGAAGACGTAGGGGCGCTGGGGAACGATCCCCATGCGCTGGCGGAGCGCGCCGGGGTCGAACGCTCTGCGGGGAACGCCGTCGTAGAGGATCTCGCCCTCCACGGGGTCCAGCAGACCGACGACGAGCCGGGCCAGCGTCGTCTTCCCGGCACCGGAGCGCCCGACGATCGCCACTCGCTCCCCGGGCCGGATCGCCAGGGAAACATCCCGGAGAACCCACGGCTCTCGCTCCCCGTAGCGGAAGGAAACCCGGCGGAGTTCCACGCCGCCCCGCAGCACGGGCGGCGCCGCAGACGGCGCCGGGCTCGAGTCGGCGGGAGTTTCGAGCACTTCGGCGATCCGCTCGGTGTGGCTGCGCAACCGCGCCAAGGAGAGACCGGTCGCGAGCATCCCGGCCAGCGGGGCGAGAAAGCCTCCCGCCAGCATCGACAGCGCCAGCATCGTCCCGACGGAGAGCCGTCCGTCGAGGACGGCCACGCCTGCCCCTCCGAGGACGGCCGCCGGCGCCGCCTGGCGAACGAGCAGCCCTGCGGCCTCGACCCAGGATTCCAGGCGGCCGCGCGCGAGCGCGGCGTTCAGCTCCTCGGCGTAGCGCTGCGCCCAGCTCCGGACGGCCTCACTCTCCGCGCCGAGCGCCTTGAGCGTTTCCATCCCCGCGAGCATCTCCACGAGCTCCCCCTGCTCCCGGGCGCGGCTTTCGAGTTCCGACGCGGCCAGTTCCCGCTCGCGCCGGCGCGACGCCGCGAGGAGCACCGCCTGCGCCGCCCCGGCCGAGAGCGCGATCGCCCCCGCGGGCGGCCAGATCCAGGCGAGCGCCGCCAGGTGGACCGCGGCGAACAGGGCGTCGAGCAGGCCGGAGAGGACGGCGCCGGTCAGCGCATCCCGCACGACGCGATTGCTCGCGAGGCGGGTGAGCAGGTCTCCCGAAGAGTGGGCCAGAAAGAAGGCGTACGGGAGGCGGGCCAGGTGCTCGACGAACGCGGTCGACAGCCGTTCCTCGAGGAGCGTGCGCAGGGCGACCAGCGCGCGCCCGCGGGCCAGCGTCGCCAGCGCCGATCCCGCGGCGACGCCCAGCAATCCCGCGACGAAGGCGACGAGGACGGCGCTCTTCGCCCCCGGCGCGATCCTGTCGACGAGGCTCCCCGTCAGCAGCGGAACCGCGAGCGCACCGAGCTGGACGGCGAGCGTGAGAGCGAGGCAGACCGCGACCCTCCCCTTGTGTCTCCAGAGGAGCGGGAGCAGCCAGTGACGCCGCCGAGACGAGGGAACGGCCGCCGGGCACGGGCGCGGCTCGAAGACCAGTGCCACCCCTGTGAACTCGCGGCGGAGGAGCTCGCGCGAGACCTTCCGCCGGCCGAACGAGGGATCGACGACGACGGCGCCGCGCCGGGTGGCCCGCTCGAAGACGACGAAGTGGTCGAATCCCCAGTGCAGGATCGACCCCGGGGGGAGGAAGCGAAGATCGCCCAGCGACAGCCGGAGGCCGCGGCCCGACAGGCCCCAGCGTTCCGCCGCGTCCACGATGTCGCGCGCCGTCGCGCCGCCCGCGCTCCGGCCCAGAGCGGCCCGCACGGTGCCAAGAGGGACGCGGCGCCCGTGCGCGGCGAGGACCATCGCCAGGCAGGCGGCGGCGCAGTCCGACTCCGAAAAGCCGGCGACGAAGGGGATCCGGCGGCGGCGGAAACGGCGCACCCGGACCGGCTCGCCGTAGCGTCCGCGCCGCGCGTGGTGGCGCAGCGCCTCCGCGCGGAACAGGGCCCGGCGGCCCGCTCTCGTCCCGTTTCCCCCGGCGCGGGCGCCCGTCTCCGGTCCGGTGCTCATCGCGCCATGGCCCGGGGGGCGGTGGCCGGCGCGCGCGCGGCGCGGGAGGTCTCGATCCGCCCCAGGAAGTCGCCCACGACCAGCTCGCAGGCGCGGTGGAGGTCCCGCATGATCCGGTTCACGGCCATGTGGGCGAGGCTCGCGGCGATCTCGGCGACCGAGCACGACAGGCGGCGCGAGCGCTCGAGAGAGCGCAACTCGAGCCCGAGCCGGCGGGCCGCCTCGTCGCGGCGCTCGAGGATGGCGAGCATCCCCGCCTCCCAGTCCTCCACCGCCTCGCCGGCGAGGAGCCGTTCGAGCCGTCCCCTCTCCTCGCGCAGCCTGGAAGCGAGCGCGCGGCGCAGTGCGGCGGCGTCCGGCAGGAAGCGCGCCGCCCCCTCGCGGATACCTCCGGCAAGGGCAGCCCGCGCTCCGGCTTCGAAGCCGAGTGCGGCCAGAAGGCGGCCGACCGACAGGAATGCCGCCAGCCAGCGCTCCGAGTCGCGGCCCGTTTCGCGGAGGATCTCCAGGAGATCGACCGCCGCGTCGCTGTCGGCACCGAAGAACCGCTCGACCCGCTCGATCGCCTCCGCTCCGCCGTAGCGCTCGATCTCGCGCCGGTAGGTGTCGAGCGCGACGCGCACGAGCCCGCCGTCCTCGAGCGCGCGGCGCGCCGGGCGGAGCAGCACCTCCTGCGCCTGTGCAACGTCCGGGCCGAGGGCGCGGACGCGCAGCCGGACGTGCGGATCGGGATCGGCGTACCGGACGAAAAACCAGCAGGCGGCGCTGCGCGAGGCGACCAGCGCGCGGGCCGCCGGGGCCATCTCCCGGAGGAGGAGATCCTCCGCCGAGGAGGGCCCGGCATAGAACTTCAACGTGATCCACTCGCTTCCCGGGGCGAAGCACCGGCGGGTGACCGCGGCGGGAGCGGGGCGCGGTGGCGCCGCGCGCGCGGGGCGGGGAGCGGAAAAGAACGGAACCACCGCCTCGACCGCGTAGGCGCCGTCCGGGCCCTGCCCGGGATAGCGGTCCGGCGGCGGGAACCACTCCCGCAGCTCGACGCGGCCGCGTGAGCGCGCGGTCCGCGCGAACAGCTCCGCCAGGAGGACGTTCTCGAAGTCGATGGGGAGTTCGTGATCGAACTCGGCGATCACCACCCGCCGGGGTAAGCCGCGCCGCTCGCGCCAGCTCCGCAGGCGGCGGATCAACGAGGCCCCGCGCTGATCCGCCCACGCCTCCCAGTCGTCCCGCGCCACGGTCCAGCGGGCGCGCGCGAGCACGACGCCGCGCCACACGACCCGCGGGAGCCACCGCGCCGAGCCGACGGGGCCCCAGTCCCAGGCGACACCCGGGAGGAGATCCTGCGCGGCCAGGGAGGTCAGGAACCGGTAGACCGGAAGCGCGTTCGGCGCCACGTGATGGGCGCTCGACAGGAGCGGAACGACCTCCCGCCCGTGCCGCCGCGAGTGCAGCACGACCCTCCCCTCCTCCACGGAGACCAGGAGGTCGTCCAAGGGCAGGACTTGCGGCGAGCCGCCGCGGCCGGCGAGGCAGGGGATCTCGTAACGCCGGAGGGCCGGCCGCTCGAGGACGTTCCCGGCGCTGCCGCCAGGGTCGTGCACGACCTCGGCGAGAAGCACGCCCGGCCACAGCTCCTCCTCGCGCCTGGCCAGCTCGCCAAGGTGCCGTTCGAGCTCGCCGTCGAGCGCTGCGAAGCGGGCGAGCAGGCGCGCCCCCGTGGGACCGCTCGCGCCGCGGAACAGGATCGACGGAGCGCGGCCCGAGGGACGCGCGAAGGCGACGAGGGCCGCGAGCGAGGGCGGCAACGGCCGCGGCGCAGCGGCCTCCATCCGGGCGATCGTCCGCTCGTCGAGCTCGATTTCGGCGGCGCCCGACTCCCAGGCGCGGCGGGCGAGATCCAGCAGCGCCTCCTCGCGGGGACCCCAGGGCGCGCGGCGCGCGGCGCGGGAACCCGGCGCGATCGGCAGCTCGCCGATCCACCCGGCGGCTGCCGGACGCGGTCCGGCGAAGGCCTCGAGCAGGCCCGTCTCCGCGTCGAGGGCAGCCAGGAGGGGCACGCGCTCGCGGCCGTAGCGTTCGACGAAGGCGTCCCGGAACCGGTCGAGATCGGTGGGCGCGGGCTCGGGCGCCGTCCGGTGGAGCAGGCGGATCGCGCCGGCGATCCGGGAGATCGACTCCTCGCCGAGCCGGATCCGCGACCCGGTGCGATAGCTGTCGGCGCGCACGAAGCGGGCGTCTTCCGCGCCGCCGGAAAGGCTCCGGAGATCGGCCCGGAGCCGCTCGCACGCGGCGGGCAGCGAAACGAGCGGAGCGGCGTCGATGCGATCGAGAACGGAAAGCGTCCGCGCAAGCACCCTCCCCGCGTCGGAACCGGCCCCGGCGAGGCGAGCGGCGAGATCGCGCTGCGGATCCCGTCCCGTGAAGCACGGGCGGGCCTCCGGCTGGAGCAGCTGGCAGTCGACCAGCTCGCGAACGAAGGCCTCCGCGGCCTTTCGCTCGTGGCCCTCGGCGACCAGCAGGTCCACCGCCTCCCCGAAGCTCAGCCCCCGGCGAGCGGCGGCGACGAGGCGATCCAGCGGCCCGCTCGGTCGGACCGCCACCTCCTCGGCGCCCGTCTCGGTGCCGGGGAGGCCCGGCCTCGCCGCGAACCGCCACTTGCCGGCCGCGCGGTAGAGCGTTTCGTTGGCGGTGAGGCGCTCCGCCTCCGGGCCTTTCGTTCCGCGCCGGAACCGGGCGAGCCATCGCGCCAGGAACGCGGAATCGAGGCGGGTGCGGCGCCGGATCGACTCCCGCGACCCGATCCGGAACTCGTCGCCCCCGCCGACGTGCGCGAGGGCGCAGGCGGAGAACAGGCCGAACGGGGTGGGCCGGCACGACATGCGGAGGAGGTAGGACAGGGCCGCTTCCTCGACCCGCGCGCCGGAGCCGGGGTGGCCGCCCGCCCAGAGATCGAAGCGTCGCGCCAGATCGGGCGAGGCGATCCAGATCGCGGCCCGCACCGAGGGATCGCGCCACCGCTCGCGGACGAAATCCCGCATCCGCTCGCGATCCCTCTCCGCCGCGGGGATCAGGTCGCCGCCGGACGCGGAGGGTGCGGCGAGGCCCTCGAAGACGGGCCGGACGGCGGATCCCGGAAAGAGGGGGATCCGCGCCAGGGCGAATCCGGCGGGCGTCAAGGGCACGGTGGCGTTCCCGCGGCGTTTCATCGCCATCCTCCCACCTCGGGCGCGGAGAGCAGGAGCACGCGGTCCCAGGCCGGCGGTTCCGGTCCCAGTGCCTCGAGGAGCACGAGGCCGACACCCGCGGCCCCGATCAGGAAGCAGCGCCGCTCCCCCGGCGTCGGGGCCCGCCCCGGCGCCGGGCCCGGGACGGGCTCCAGCCCGGCGATCCCGCCGACGTCCGGCCGGTGGAAATCGACCGCCCGGCGCAGCCACCGGCGGGCGGCGCGGAGCAGAGCGGGGACACGCAGGGCGCGGCCGAGGCGGCCGCACAGGTGGGCCACGCCGGCCGCTCCGTGGCAGAGGCTGGCGTCGGCCACGCCCGCGAGCTTCGGCGGGAGAAAGCCGGCCCGCAGCGCGAGGGCCCGCGCCCGGGCGCACCAGCGCCGATCGCCCGTGACCCGAGACGCCATGGCCATCGCGGACGCGACGCCGAGATCGCCGTAGCACCACCCCAGCCGCGAGCGCGCGGGGCGACCGGCTGCACGGCCGGTCATCGCCGGGAACCGGAGCGCCCCCCCGCGACGCTGCATCCGCCAGGTCCAACGGAGCGCCCCGGAGATCACGGACCGCAGCTCCTCGTCGTCACCGGGGCCGGCCGCTGCCGCGCGCGCGAGGAAGGCGGCGACGCCGGGGACGCCGTGCGCCAGGCCGAGGTTGTACTCGTAGTCACCGAAAGGTGTGGCCCAGCGGACGCCGGACCCGTCGCGCTCGGCGCGGCGCACGATCCGCCGCACCGCCTCCTCGAGCGCCCGGCCGGCCTCGCGATTCCCGCCGCGCTCGAGCGCTGCGACACCGTAGCCGGCGAGACCGTACATCAGCTCGACCGGCGCCGTATCGCCGGCCCGGCGGCACAGCCCGCCGATGAGAGCGTCGGCGGGCCGCACCGCGCGCTCGAAGGCCAGGGGAAGCAGGCCTTCGCGCGCGAGGTGGGCCGCGACCCAGACCGGGCCGAGGAGCCCGCCGAAGAGCGCCGCGCTCGAGCAGCGGCGCGGCGCGGCGGCCAGCGCCGCGGAGAGCCGGAGCGCGGCGGCGCGCGACCAGCGCTCCGAGCCGAACGAACGCCCGGCGTAGGCGAGGAAGAGCGCGACGCCGGCGGTGCCGGTGGCGAGGGTGGGGTCGTGTGCGTCCTCTTCATCGCCCGCCAGCGTCTCGGCGATGGCCTCGACCGAGGCCCGCGCGCGGCGGCCGAGCTGCCGGTCCACCGGAAGGAAGGCCGCGCGGGCGCGATCCTGGACAGCGGCTGCCATCGGCTCCGGCTCCCGTACCGATGGCACCGCGGCGGCTCTCTTTTCACGGCGCGGCGAGCGGATGCCGGAGTAGGATGTGGCCAGCGCCGCCGGCCGCGCCGCGGTCCGGCGTGCGGCGGGAGAAGGCGAGCCGATGGGCAAGAAGAAGGGCTACGGGCGGGTCATATGGCCCGGCTTTTCGTACAAGCCGGCACCCCGCCATCTCGTGAAGGTCGGCCGGAACGATCCCTGCCCCTGCGGGTCCGGCCGCAAGTACAAGGAGTGCCACGAAAGCGAAGGGGACGCGTTCCTGGAGCGGCTGGCGCTCGAGGAGCAGAAGCGCCGGATCCGGGAGCGGCGGGAGCAGCTCAAGCGGGAGGGCGTTCCCTGGTACAAGCGCCTGTTCCTCCGGCGCTGAGCCGCTCGCGGAAGCGGTCGGGGCCCCGATCCGAAAACTGGCGAACCATAACGAACAAGGAGCCAGCTCAAGTCGCGGCCCCTCCGGCCGAGGAGTCCGGCAGGGCGGGTGCGCGCCGCCGGTCGGGCCGAGGGAGCCGGCATGCAGCTCAGCAGCACGGAAAAGGCGCTCTACGTCAAGCTCGTCTATTACGGGCCCGGGCTGTCCGGCAAGACGACCAACCTCGAGACGCTCCACCGCCTGACCGATCCCGACGCGAAGCAGCCGATGGTCTCGCTCAAGACCAGCGGCGACCGGACCCTGTTCTTCGACCTTCTTCCGTTCGACCTGGGCAAGCTGTACGGGATGGATGTCCGGCTGAAGCTGTACACGGTGCCGGGGCAGATCCACTACGACACCACGCGAAAGCAGGTGCTCGCCGGGGCGGACGGCGTCGTCTTCGTAGCGGACTCGGCGCCCGATCGACGGGACGCCAACAAGAACATGATCCGCTACCTGAAGAACAACCTGCAGTCCAACGGACTCGATCCCGAGACGATTCCTCTCGTCTTCCAGTGGAACAAGCGCGATCTTCCCGACGCGATGCCGGTCGAGCAGATGAACGCCGAGCTCAACTGGCGCGGCGTTCCAGCCCTGGAGGCGATCGCGACCCGCGGGGACGGGGTGATCGAGACGTTCAAAGAGATCACGGTGCTGACCCTCGAGGAGATCGCGTCACGCAGCGGCAGCGTGCTCGCCGGCCCGGTCGGATCGATCCGGGCGAAGGTGGAACAGGCGTTCGCGCGCTTCGCCCCGGCGGCCGCGGCGGCGCCCGCGAAGGCCGGCCGGACGCGGGCCGCGCCCCCGGCCGGGACGGGCTACGTCCACGAGGCTCCCCTCGAAACGGCCGCGCCGAACGCCGACAGCTCCTCCGAGCTGGACGAGCTCCTCAAGCAGGCGGTCGAAGCGAACCTGAAGATGTCGGAGAAGCTGGTCGCCGGACCGGATCGCGACGTCTTGCTCGCGAGGGCGCGGCGCGAGCGCAAGGCCCTGGCGCGGCTGGTGCAGATCGCCGGCGTCTCTCGCGAGCCGATCGCCCTGTACAAGCTCGCTCTTTCGTCGGCGCTCGCCGGTCTCGATCTTTCCGTCGGCTCGGCGCTGCTCAACGCGGGCCCGGGCCAGCCGCTCAAGGAGATCGCCGTGAGCGGCCGGGACGCCGACCCGCTGAACAGCGTGCTCTCACCCGGCATCGGCTCCGTCGCCAGCGGCCTGCTCGAGCGCGGCCAGCCGCTGCTCACCCACGACATCGAGGGGGAGCTGATGTTCGGGCAGTCGCACGAGGCGGTGGCCGGGCTCCGCGCCGTCCTGAGCTGCCCGGTCGGGCGCTCGAAGGCCGGGCTCCTGCTCGCCTACGCCGGTCCCCGCGACCGCGACCTCGAGCCGGACGACCTCGAGTTCCTCGGCCTCGTCGCCGGCATCGTCGCCCTCGCCGTCGAGTCGTGAGCGCCGGGCCGCCTATTCGACGCGGGTGAAGACGATCCGCATGGCGGGAACCTCCTTCCCCTCCTCGTCGTAGTCGAACGCCTCGTAGAGGTAGGTCTTGTCGTCGACGATCGTGGTCACCCCTTTGTGACGCAACTTGCGACCGGTGAGGGGGTCCTGGAACTCGGCGAACGAGGTGCGGACCTTGCCCGTGCCGTCGCACTGGC
Coding sequences:
- a CDS encoding peptidase domain-containing ABC transporter, which codes for MSTGPETGARAGGNGTRAGRRALFRAEALRHHARRGRYGEPVRVRRFRRRRIPFVAGFSESDCAAACLAMVLAAHGRRVPLGTVRAALGRSAGGATARDIVDAAERWGLSGRGLRLSLGDLRFLPPGSILHWGFDHFVVFERATRRGAVVVDPSFGRRKVSRELLRREFTGVALVFEPRPCPAAVPSSRRRHWLLPLLWRHKGRVAVCLALTLAVQLGALAVPLLTGSLVDRIAPGAKSAVLVAFVAGLLGVAAGSALATLARGRALVALRTLLEERLSTAFVEHLARLPYAFFLAHSSGDLLTRLASNRVVRDALTGAVLSGLLDALFAAVHLAALAWIWPPAGAIALSAGAAQAVLLAASRRRERELAASELESRAREQGELVEMLAGMETLKALGAESEAVRSWAQRYAEELNAALARGRLESWVEAAGLLVRQAAPAAVLGGAGVAVLDGRLSVGTMLALSMLAGGFLAPLAGMLATGLSLARLRSHTERIAEVLETPADSSPAPSAAPPVLRGGVELRRVSFRYGEREPWVLRDVSLAIRPGERVAIVGRSGAGKTTLARLVVGLLDPVEGEILYDGVPRRAFDPGALRQRMGIVPQRPYVFAASVAANVSLGDPRCTRERIVEAARLAGIHEEIAALPLGYDTVLPDGGRSLSGGQRQRLALARVFARRPALVVLDEATSELDALGERAVVDRLRSMRVTQIVIAHRLSTVADADRIVVLERGRIAETGTHAELLAHGRIYPRLVAAQMSPATARS